The genomic window GCTATGCCAAGCAAATCGAGTACCGAATTAAGTATTCTACTGGTAGAAGACGACCCCGATGCAGCGAATGCTGTGGCCGAATTAATGGGGCACTTAGGGGCGCAAGTAAGTGTGGTTAATTCCGTTAAACATGGATGTGAGCAATTGCAGGCCAAAAAATGGGATGCAGTGCTAGTAGATAAAAACTTAACTGACGGAAGTGGGTTTAGTGTAATAACTAAAATAGGTGAGCAGGGTGTATCTACTTATGTTGCTGTGGTTAGTGGCGATGAAATATCACTGGCAGCCCACCCAGAGCTATCTATTAATGAAGTGTTACTTAAACCCTTACAGTTAAGCGCTCTCAAGCAACTGGTGGCTAATATACGCGGTTACGCTGGCGCATAAAATACGAACAGTAGTTAGTCTAGTCTTTCGCTATTTTCTTTGTACTATTTACATTTCTCTATCCGGTCTTACAAAATCACAGCTCGTCGAATTGTGAAATAATTTGCTAGGCTCTATTAAAAATTGCACGCTCGTCTGAAAGCCACGCCAGCCGTGGCATTCAGGCGATATAAAAATAAAGTTTGGTTTAAATGTAGTTGGCACGCTTATTGGATTATATAAGGTAAGTAACAAAAAAGGTGATAGTAAAATATCACTTACTTAATTAAGCAAACTACGTTAAAAACCAAAAGGAGATAGTTATGAAAACTTTAATGACTTTATTGTTCGCCGGTGTATTTTCATTTGCTTTAGTTGCCTGTGAAGAAGGCCCAGCTGAACGTGCAGGTGAAAGAGTGGATGAAGCAGTAGAAGATACTCGCAACGCCATTGAAGATGCCTGTGAAGATGCTACTAAAGAAAATTGCTAATAGCACCACAAGCAAGACCAAAAAAACCAGGCTTAGCCTGGTTTTTTTTTGGTCTTTTAAAAAGTAAGTATCCCAATAACAACCACAGGTAGATCTTAACTTAACTGGATATACCCAAACGCCTCTAAAAAACACCTCACACACGCAACAAATAAAAAAGCCCCATCTATAGTAGCGTTACTATAAATAGGGCCAAAGGGCTTGCGTAAATCTATACTAAATAAGAAATTTGTAATAAAAAACAACTCTCAAACAATACCTGTCCTCTGTCCTCTGTCCTCTGTCCTCTGTCCTCTGTCCTCTGTCCTCTGTCCCCTATCCCTTAACTATCCTCGCCACTATCGCCATCTGGCGCAGGCTGATTGGCTTTGTCCGTATTGGTTTTTTTCTGTGCCGGCTTAGCTTCTATGGTTGCGTGCTCAGATATTTTGTCATTTGAGTCCGCCTTTAAATGCAGTGGCGGTGCAGTACCGTTTTTATCCTCGCCAAAGTATATGGTTTGATGGGGGAACGGTATTTCTACATTGCGTTCGTCGAACAGTATTTTTACTCGGCGATTAAATTCACGTAGCACATTCCATTGCTGTAATGGCACAGTCTTAATACGTGCTTTAATTACAACAGCGCTATCACCGAATTTATCTAAACCAAACATCTCAAGTGGCTCAAGTAAAATATCTTTAAAGTCGTCATCGTCCTGTAGCTGCTTGTCCACTTCTATTAGCATGGCCATTACATCGTCTACGTTTTCACGGTAGGCTACGCCAATCTCCAGCATGGCATAGCTAAAGTCTTTCGTTTTATTTTCAACAATATCTACTTCGCTAAAGGGAATGGTATATACGTTACCGCTTAAATCGCGCAGTTGAACCTTGCGAATGGTAATGCGCTCTACAATGCCTGTGCGTCCAGCTAGCGTTACCACATCGTCTACTTGAATAAGGTCTTCAAAAATAATAATAAACCCCATTAGTAAATCTTTAATAAGTGTTTGCGCACCAAAACCAATGGCGAAACCTAATACACCGGCACCAGCAAGTAACGGCATTACATTTATGCCTAGCTCTGCAAGTAGCATAAGCGTAAAAACAACAAAGCAGGTTACATATACTGTATTGCGCGCTATAGGCAGAAGCGTATTTGTACGCGATTGACTTTTGCTTCCCCAGCGCTTGAACAGACTCTCCACTAAGCCATTGGCTATATGAACAATCATTGTGCCGGCGAGTACAATAAAATAGATGGTTAACAGGTTGGCAAGGGCTGCCATTACTGTGTCGTTAGCTAGTGTGTCTGTATCTACACCCCAGGTAACCGCAAGTGCACTAGCCGCGCCAACTACAAGTAAAAAGTTAATTAACCATAAAATTGCACGTTGGTAAAATCGGGTTTTCGAGGGGCTTAGATGCACGCGTCTTGCTAAATGAGTTATGCGCTGGCGTACCTTTTTGGTTATACGATTAGCGACTAGCATAAGCATTAAAGCGATAACAATAATGGCTGCGCTTGCTGCTAGTCGCGCATGCAGGCTATTGTTAAGGCCTAGATCGGCCAATATGCTAGAGAACTTGTCCTCCCATACTTCTAATGCTTCATCAATGGGAATGGAATCGCTTAAATTAATGTTTCCGCTTTCTTCTTCAGCGGTAGTGTTGGAATCTGCGCTTTGTTTGCCGTTTGGCTCTGCGTCATTTTGCGAAATTTGCTCTGCAATAGCTTGGCTGGGTTGCGCGTAACTATTGGCAACAAGAAAGCCATTGTGTAATAGTGAGAATGCAACTACCAGCACAATGGCTAAAAAATAAATGTGTTTAAACGGCTTAATCGATTTGGTGAACATAACGCTGCTACCCCAATGTCACATACTTAAAAATAGTATTTATAAAGAATTCTGCTTGGTACTATTAAGTGCAAATTAGGCTAGCGCATATGCGAATCTAGCAGCTGTTAACGCCATGCTGCGTCTTCTTCGCGCTATTTCTTTTTTTTCTGTATCGCTTATAAGCCTATCTCGTCGTGGGTTTAGTAATCTTTCGGTTACAAAACCCAGTCCACCTGCAACCGCCATGGCACTATATATTTGCTTGCGTGAAGCGGGCTGGGTTTTAACGAGTTGTTCAATAGCGCAGCGCTGCTGGGTCATCTCCAGCGCGCGCTGCTCTATATTTCTACTGCATTTGTTGCGCAATGGCATTTCTTGCCTCCCTAAGTTGAGTTGCTGTATGGGTAAAACCTATACGTTCCTTCAGGTTTTTTCGCATCATTACAATAATGCCTATACCTACCGCTTGGAGTAGCGTGAACGTTGCTAAGCCTATAAACCAAGCATCTGTGGTGGTTACTACTGGAATGGTAGCTGCGGCATAAGAAAATGCGACAGAAGCACCCAAGTAAGTAAGCAAAATCATAGGCAGTAACAGTAGCTTTAAAAACAGCGATTGGTTGAACGCTTGAATAGACTGCCCGAGTTCTGCTAAAGCGAGTGAGCCTAGGTTTTTTACCCAACCGCGACTCAACTCATAAAGCGCTAAATAATGGGTAAGTGCGTCTATTTGCTTTTGCTTTTGCTGTTGCTCGGCGGTGTATTGAGCACTGTTTGTGTCGGCGCGGCCGGCCTCTGGCGCGTTGCCAGAGGCCGATGCGGTTAACGTGTCTTCTTTTATTGTGCTTTGCATAAAATTACTCCTTTAAATATTGGTAGCAATTAGCGTGGTATACCCAAATACTATTTAAGTATTTTCGATACCAACCAGCCAGCAGCAAAAGCGCAGCCTACCGATGTAAGTGGGCGTTCTTGAATAAAGTTACCCGCTTTTTTTGCAACTTCGGTAGCTTGGCCTTTATTGGCTTCGTACTGGATTTGCGCTTTTTCTTTAACGCCATCCATTAGGTCGCTTGCAGCTTCGCTAGCTAATGAATAAGCCTGTTTTAACTTTTCTGAACTATTTGTAGAGTTTGCTTGATTTGCAGTAGCCATGGTGACTCTCCTTTCTTGGTTAAATATGTTGGATAAATTCCAACGCGTTAAAAAATTTATTAAGTAAGCTTTCGTTTAGTTATCGCCTAATCACACCCTGGGGCGTCGGCCAATTACGAGTGATACAACAAAGGCGATTAAAAATACAAAAAATAGAATCTTAGCGATGCCTGTTGCTACACCAGCAATGCCTACAAAACCAAATAGGCCGGCAACAAGCGCGATAAGTAAAAAAACAATCGAGTAATAAAGCATGACCGTGATCCTCTTGTAATTTGGAAGATAAAAGTAAATTAAGCTTTAAGCGTTAAATTACTTTTTTGTTTGGTTCGCTGAGAGTGTTGCTATAAGCGTGCCAACTGTTAAAACAGCGGCTGTTAGGGCGTTGCAGCGGTGTTAGAGCAAATATGCGTGTGATTTTTGTAAAAGCTACACGGCTATTGTGTAAATACCACAAGTAATTGGGCGGCGTACTCTATAAGGCCTGGTATTAGCCGGCATAACCTTAAGTACTGGCTGCCGCGAGTATCTCGTCTATTTATAGCTACAGATGGCAACTAGATGGCTACAAGCCCCGTAGGCTGTGACGTTAGTGAGGCACAGGCGAGCCAGTAGAGGGGGTGATATGGCTAATACCACCCTTATTTGGCACGCTTTTCGCTATAACCCTTATGTGAGTAAAGTGTATGCCCAAGAAGTTAAATACACCCAATATTAAAAAGTGCGGTTATTACTAAACCTCATCTAGTTAGCATTAGCGGTGGGCTTGGGTAGCAAACAAACAATTAACATACTTGTAAAAGGTGAACTATGAACAGCCAAGCGAAGCCTTCACTTAAAACAAATTTGGAGGCAGTAAGATTCAACAAAGAAGTGGAAATACCTAAAGACAAAGATTACCTAACGCATTTAAATGACTTGGTTCGCGCACTAAACAGTAGTATTCATTTTTATCGCGCAGCTAATCAAGATGTGCCCAATGTACTATTGGCAGGTGTGTTTAACGAAATAGCCGAGTCGCACCGCATGTGTGTAGAGGCCCTGCAGCCGTTTATTACCTATACGGTAGGCGAACCAGAAGAAGGTAATTCGTTTGCGGTGGAACTAAGAAAAGTATATGCAAGCGTACTGGCATGTATTAAATCCGATACCGAGCTTACCTACCTGAGTAACCTCGAAGAGGTAGAAGATAAGCTGCTAGAACTATGCGATAGAGCGCTTGAAGAAAATATACCGGTTACCTGTAGGGTAATCGTTAATGAAGTACGTGCTTCTATTCAAGTTAGCCACGATAGAATGCTAGGTATATTGCGCGCGCGTGAGCGGTTGGCGTCTTAGTGTTTGACCAAGCGCGTAGTGCTTTCAGCCAATTTGCTATTTAAAGTAGCCATTGGTAAAAAATAGTCCTATAATGCGCGCAAATTTCAAACAACAGATTGTATCTATAATGTTAAAGCTAGTTAATTACAACAATATGCACGCGTGCGAGTTCCTAGGCGAAAGCCAGGCGCCGCGTTGCGTATACTCGTTGCTTACTAGATAACATTATTATTGCGTTCTGGTAGGCCTAGCCTTCCTAAACTGCATAAGCGAAACCCGGAAGGCGAGAGCCAACCGGGTTTTTTTATGGTTGAAATTTGCGGTTGAAATTTATGTTTAGGTTTTTTAAACCGTTAGCGTATGAATTTAGTATTTAAGAAAGTGAGGGCAAGCGTTTGCAAATAGAGCTGTTTCAACAATTGAAACTGATTAAATAAAAAGAATGGTTAGATCGTTTATTTATTAATGAATAACCTAATTCCACGGGCAGGGAAAGTACAGCGTTGTAGCGTATTTTCCGCGCTAGAGTTCGTCTTAAATATTGCGTAAATTTGCGTAAGGCTGGCGCTCGCTTTAGCACAAATAAGCGTATATAACTTATAGTAATATAAGTAAATAACCATCAAATAATTAAGTTTGCGCGAGCAATAATATTTGAGTATCGTTTAAAAAGATTCAGCGCCACGGCTTATTTGAAAGCGGTAAAGTGCCTGACTTTATAAGTAACTTTATAAGCAGAGCGTAGTTCTCTGTAAAGTTGTTATCTATTAGGTTGTTCCCTATAAATAGTACGCTGCAGGCTGGTTGCCTGCGCATAGTAAAAACTAAGGTAATTCTTGTGAGTAAATTTACAGCACATATATTAGCTAGCATTACACAAAGCCTGAATACAGGCTGGCAGCCACGTGTGAGCGAAGGTTTAGATAGCAAGGCTATTACCCTTCAGAGCTACAATTGGCGGGTAATTGCTAATAGCAGCTGCAAGCTAGTACTAACTGCATTACCGCTGAATTTTTACGCAAACGAACAAAATATGCTTAACGTATAGCGCGAGCCTTATATATTGAAGGCCGCAAGGCCTTCCGGATAATACCCCGGCAGGAGACTGTTGGGGTTTTTTCGTTTTGGGGCAGTTAAAAGCCCGAATAAATTTGGTACGTAGCTTAATCGGTAAAGCGCTTGGCTGTTAACTAAGACGATGCAGGTTCGAAGCCTGCCGTACCAGCCAGAAGTAAACCGCGAATTGGTAGCAGCCATTCGCAAAATAGGCACTTAAAAGGAGAAGGGGTATGAGCATTAAACATATATTGCCCCCACATAAAGACCAGCGATTGTCGGTAAAAATTTGGACAGATGACATAGATTACAAAACTCAAGCGCAATTAAGCCGAGTGGCCAACTTGCCGTTTGTTTTTAAGCATGTGGCAGCCATGCCCGATGTACACCTTGGTAGGGGGGCAACAGTGGGGTCGGTAATTGCTACCGAAAAAGCCATTATTCCCGCTGCCGTAGGTGTAGATATTGGCTGCGGTATGAACGCAGTGCGGTTATCCATAAAGGCTAGCCAGCTACCAGAAAGCTTAAAAGCAGTAAGGCGGGGCATTGAATCGGTAGTGCCGTTGGGTGCGGGGGGTAAACATCGCAACCCGCAAATAGCAGGCGGGCACGATATATCAATGCGTTTGAGTGCAATTTTTGAAAAGCATCCTGCGTTAAACAAACGTATTCGTTACGACGCTTTTTCAAGGCAATTAGGTACGTTAGGTTCGGGTAACCACTTTATTGAATTGTGTTTAGACGAAAACGATGACGTGTGGATTATGTTGCACTCGGGTAGTCGCGGTATTGGTAACAAAATTGGCATGTACTTTATTGAGTTGGCCAAGCGAGAAATGGAGCGCTGGATGATCCATTTACCCGATACCGATTTAGCGTACTTGTCGGAGGGATCGGACTACTACGACGATTACATAGAAGCCGTCACTTGGGGGCAAGATTACGCAGCATTAAATCGAACCCATATGATGAATGCCGTAATCAAAGTGCTGCAAACACATTTGCCGCCCTTTGTTATTACGCAAGAAGCAATAAATTGCCATCACAACTATGTGGAAAAGGAAAACCACTTTGGCAAAAACGTATGGGTAA from Saccharophagus degradans 2-40 includes these protein-coding regions:
- a CDS encoding mechanosensitive ion channel family protein; the protein is MFTKSIKPFKHIYFLAIVLVVAFSLLHNGFLVANSYAQPSQAIAEQISQNDAEPNGKQSADSNTTAEEESGNINLSDSIPIDEALEVWEDKFSSILADLGLNNSLHARLAASAAIIVIALMLMLVANRITKKVRQRITHLARRVHLSPSKTRFYQRAILWLINFLLVVGAASALAVTWGVDTDTLANDTVMAALANLLTIYFIVLAGTMIVHIANGLVESLFKRWGSKSQSRTNTLLPIARNTVYVTCFVVFTLMLLAELGINVMPLLAGAGVLGFAIGFGAQTLIKDLLMGFIIIFEDLIQVDDVVTLAGRTGIVERITIRKVQLRDLSGNVYTIPFSEVDIVENKTKDFSYAMLEIGVAYRENVDDVMAMLIEVDKQLQDDDDFKDILLEPLEMFGLDKFGDSAVVIKARIKTVPLQQWNVLREFNRRVKILFDERNVEIPFPHQTIYFGEDKNGTAPPLHLKADSNDKISEHATIEAKPAQKKTNTDKANQPAPDGDSGEDS
- a CDS encoding DUF1328 domain-containing protein, yielding MLYYSIVFLLIALVAGLFGFVGIAGVATGIAKILFFVFLIAFVVSLVIGRRPRV
- a CDS encoding ferritin-like domain-containing protein, with protein sequence MNSQAKPSLKTNLEAVRFNKEVEIPKDKDYLTHLNDLVRALNSSIHFYRAANQDVPNVLLAGVFNEIAESHRMCVEALQPFITYTVGEPEEGNSFAVELRKVYASVLACIKSDTELTYLSNLEEVEDKLLELCDRALEENIPVTCRVIVNEVRASIQVSHDRMLGILRARERLAS
- a CDS encoding RtcB family protein; protein product: MSIKHILPPHKDQRLSVKIWTDDIDYKTQAQLSRVANLPFVFKHVAAMPDVHLGRGATVGSVIATEKAIIPAAVGVDIGCGMNAVRLSIKASQLPESLKAVRRGIESVVPLGAGGKHRNPQIAGGHDISMRLSAIFEKHPALNKRIRYDAFSRQLGTLGSGNHFIELCLDENDDVWIMLHSGSRGIGNKIGMYFIELAKREMERWMIHLPDTDLAYLSEGSDYYDDYIEAVTWGQDYAALNRTHMMNAVIKVLQTHLPPFVITQEAINCHHNYVEKENHFGKNVWVTRKGAIRARKDDLGIIPGSMGDKSFIVRGKGEEQSFCSCSHGAGRRFSRTAARKNFSVADLVAATEGVECRKDGGVLDEIPMAYKPINDVMQNQTDLVEVVHTLKQVVNVKG